Proteins encoded by one window of Enterobacter hormaechei subsp. xiangfangensis:
- a CDS encoding amino acid permease — translation MEKKLGLSALTALVLSSMLGAGVFSLPQNMAAVASPAALLIGWGITGVGILLLAFAMLLLTRIRPDLDGGIFTYAREGFGELIGFCSAWGYWLCAVIANVSYLVIVFSALSFFTDTPELRLFGDGNTWQSIVGASVLLWIVHWLILRGVQTAASINLVATLAKLVPLGLFVVLAFLAFRLDVFTLDFSGIALGVPVWEQVKNTMLITLWVFIGVEGAVVVSARARNKRDVGRATLLAVLAALGVYLLVTLLSLGVVARPELAEMRNPSMAGLMVKMLGPWGDVIIAAGLIVSVCGAYLSWTIMAAEVPFLAATHKAFPRLFARQNKNSAPSASLWLTNISVQVCLVLIWLTGSDYNTLLTIASEMILVPYFLVGAYLLKIATHPAHYAVGVGACIYGLWLLYASGPMHLLLSVVLYAPGLLVFIYARRTHQLDNALKRREMALIGLLLVAAVPATWMLMG, via the coding sequence ATGGAAAAGAAACTTGGCCTGAGTGCGTTAACTGCACTTGTATTAAGCTCAATGCTGGGCGCGGGCGTATTCAGTTTGCCGCAGAACATGGCGGCCGTCGCCAGCCCGGCCGCATTACTGATTGGCTGGGGCATTACCGGTGTTGGGATTTTGCTGCTGGCATTCGCCATGCTGCTGCTGACCCGTATCCGACCGGATCTGGACGGCGGAATATTCACTTACGCCCGGGAAGGTTTCGGCGAGCTGATCGGCTTCTGCTCCGCCTGGGGTTACTGGCTGTGCGCGGTGATCGCCAACGTCTCCTATCTGGTTATCGTCTTCTCAGCGCTCAGCTTCTTTACCGATACGCCCGAACTGCGCCTGTTTGGCGACGGTAATACCTGGCAGTCCATCGTCGGCGCCTCGGTACTGCTGTGGATTGTTCACTGGCTGATTTTGCGCGGCGTCCAGACCGCGGCCAGCATTAACCTCGTGGCAACGCTGGCCAAGCTGGTGCCGCTTGGCCTGTTCGTCGTGCTGGCCTTCCTCGCCTTCCGTCTCGATGTCTTTACGCTCGATTTCAGCGGCATTGCGCTGGGCGTTCCCGTCTGGGAACAGGTGAAAAATACCATGCTGATCACCCTGTGGGTGTTCATCGGCGTTGAAGGTGCCGTCGTAGTCTCTGCCCGCGCGCGTAACAAGCGCGACGTGGGACGCGCCACGCTGCTGGCCGTACTGGCGGCGCTGGGCGTTTATCTGCTGGTGACGCTGTTGTCGCTCGGCGTGGTGGCACGCCCTGAACTGGCGGAAATGCGTAACCCGTCTATGGCCGGGCTGATGGTGAAAATGTTGGGTCCCTGGGGAGACGTGATTATCGCGGCGGGTCTGATTGTCTCCGTTTGCGGCGCCTATCTGAGCTGGACTATTATGGCAGCGGAAGTGCCGTTCCTGGCCGCCACGCATAAAGCGTTCCCGCGCCTGTTTGCCCGTCAGAACAAAAACAGTGCGCCATCGGCCTCTTTGTGGCTCACCAACATCAGCGTGCAGGTCTGTCTGGTGCTGATCTGGCTCACAGGATCGGACTATAACACGCTGCTGACCATCGCCTCCGAGATGATTCTGGTACCCTATTTCTTAGTGGGCGCATATCTGTTAAAAATTGCGACCCACCCGGCACACTATGCGGTAGGTGTCGGCGCCTGTATTTACGGTCTATGGTTGTTGTATGCTTCCGGACCGATGCATCTGCTGCTGTCCGTGGTGCTCTACGCACCGGGCCTGCTGGTGTTTATCTACGCTCGCCGTACGCATCAGCTTGATAATGCCCTTAAGCGCCGCGAAATGGCGTTGATAGGTTTGCTGTTAGTCGCTGCCGTACCGGCAACGTGGATGTTAATGGGATAG
- the folM gene encoding dihydromonapterin reductase, protein MGHTQQRPILITGAGRRIGLALAHHFLNLRHPVIVSYRTEYPSIEGLRNAGAVCIQADFSTDEGILAFADKVKSTTHGLRAVIHNASTWLPEKAGHSLSETLACMMQIHVNAPYLLNHALQDLLRGHGHAAGDIIHFTDYVVERGSDKHIAYAASKAALDNMTRSFARKLAPEVKVNAIAPAMILFNEGDDAEYRQQALNKSLMKIAPGEKEVIDLIDYLLTSCYVTGRTFAVDGGRPLR, encoded by the coding sequence ATGGGACACACGCAGCAACGCCCAATATTGATCACTGGCGCAGGCCGTCGCATCGGCCTCGCCCTCGCCCATCACTTTCTCAACCTTCGCCATCCGGTTATCGTCAGTTACCGCACGGAATATCCCTCCATTGAAGGTCTACGAAATGCCGGAGCAGTCTGCATTCAGGCGGATTTCTCCACGGATGAAGGTATACTCGCCTTCGCGGACAAAGTGAAATCGACCACCCACGGGCTGCGGGCGGTTATTCACAACGCCAGTACCTGGCTTCCCGAAAAAGCAGGACATTCGCTCAGCGAAACGCTCGCCTGCATGATGCAGATCCACGTTAATGCGCCTTATCTGCTCAACCATGCCCTACAGGATCTGCTGCGCGGACACGGTCATGCCGCAGGCGACATTATCCATTTCACCGATTACGTGGTAGAGCGAGGAAGCGACAAACACATCGCCTATGCGGCCAGCAAAGCCGCCCTGGATAATATGACCCGCTCTTTCGCACGCAAGCTGGCGCCCGAGGTAAAGGTCAACGCGATTGCTCCGGCGATGATTTTATTTAACGAAGGCGATGATGCCGAGTATCGTCAGCAGGCGCTCAACAAGTCGTTAATGAAAATTGCGCCCGGTGAGAAAGAGGTGATCGACCTGATCGATTATCTGCTGACCAGCTGTTACGTCACGGGCCGAACGTTTGCCGTGGACGGTGGCCGCCCGCTGCGCTAG
- the ydgH gene encoding DUF1471 family protein YdgH, producing MKLKNTLLASALLSATALSANAATELTPEQAAALKPFDHTVIVGRYNSIGDAVAAASKAADKNGAASFYVVDQSDQGNSGNQRVTIALYKENAPKADEQKNRVINGIVELPKDQAVQLEPYDTVTVQGFYRSQPEVNDAITKAAREKGAYAFYIVRQVDANQGGNQRITAFIYKQDAKKRVVQSPDAIPADSDAGRAALAKGGEEAKKVEIPGVATSAAPSAEVGRFFETQSTKGGRYTVTLPDGTKIEELNKATAAQMVPFDSIKFTGNYGNMTEISYQVAKRAAKKGAKYYHITRQWQERGNNLTISADLYK from the coding sequence ATGAAGCTTAAGAACACACTCCTGGCGTCCGCACTTCTTTCCGCGACCGCCCTGTCTGCGAATGCCGCGACAGAGTTGACGCCGGAGCAAGCGGCAGCGTTAAAACCTTTTGACCATACGGTCATTGTGGGTCGCTATAACTCTATTGGCGATGCCGTCGCCGCCGCATCAAAAGCCGCCGATAAAAACGGCGCTGCCTCGTTTTACGTTGTTGACCAGTCCGATCAAGGCAACAGCGGCAACCAGCGCGTGACGATTGCGCTGTACAAAGAGAATGCCCCAAAAGCAGATGAACAGAAAAACCGCGTGATTAACGGCATTGTTGAACTGCCGAAAGATCAGGCTGTTCAGCTGGAACCGTATGACACCGTGACCGTTCAGGGCTTCTACCGCAGCCAGCCTGAAGTTAACGATGCCATCACCAAAGCCGCGAGAGAAAAAGGCGCTTACGCGTTCTATATCGTGCGTCAGGTCGATGCCAACCAGGGCGGAAACCAGCGCATCACCGCTTTCATCTATAAGCAAGATGCGAAAAAACGCGTAGTGCAAAGCCCGGATGCCATTCCAGCGGATTCAGATGCGGGACGTGCCGCGTTGGCGAAAGGCGGTGAAGAAGCGAAGAAAGTGGAAATTCCGGGCGTAGCAACGTCTGCGGCACCAAGCGCTGAAGTGGGTCGTTTCTTTGAAACCCAATCCACCAAAGGCGGTCGTTATACCGTTACGTTACCAGACGGCACGAAAATTGAAGAGCTGAACAAAGCCACTGCCGCGCAGATGGTGCCGTTCGACAGCATCAAGTTTACGGGCAACTATGGCAACATGACGGAAATCTCCTATCAGGTGGCGAAGCGTGCTGCGAAGAAAGGCGCGAAGTATTACCACATCACCCGTCAGTGGCAGGAACGTGGTAACAACCTGACCATCAGCGCCGATCTGTACAAGTAA
- a CDS encoding GlpM family protein, with translation MGLVIKATLGALVVLLIGVLAKTKNYYIAGLIPLFPTFALIAHYIVASERGIEALRATIVFGMWSIIPYFIYLLSLWYFTGFLRLPLALGGAVVCWSLSAWVLIFFWSRFH, from the coding sequence ATGGGGCTGGTGATAAAAGCCACGCTGGGTGCGCTGGTCGTGCTGCTGATTGGGGTGCTGGCTAAAACGAAGAACTACTACATTGCCGGGCTGATCCCGCTGTTTCCCACCTTTGCGTTAATCGCGCACTATATTGTGGCCTCTGAGCGGGGTATTGAGGCGCTGCGCGCCACCATTGTGTTCGGGATGTGGTCGATCATCCCGTATTTTATCTATCTGCTGTCGCTGTGGTACTTCACCGGTTTTCTGCGTCTGCCCCTGGCGCTGGGCGGGGCGGTGGTCTGTTGGAGCCTCAGCGCCTGGGTGCTTATCTTCTTCTGGAGCCGCTTTCACTAG
- the pntA gene encoding Re/Si-specific NAD(P)(+) transhydrogenase subunit alpha has product MRIGVPKERLANETRVAATPKTVEQLLKLGFTVAIESGAGTLASFDDEAFTQAGADVVDGAEVWQSPIILKVNAPEESEIELLNAGTTLVSFVWPAQNPELMEKLAARGVTVMAMDSVPRISRAQSLDALSSMANIAGYRAIVEAAHEFGRFFTGQITAAGKVPPAKVMVIGAGVAGLAAIGAANSLGAIVRAFDTRPEVKEQVQSMGAEFLELDFKEEAGSGDGYAKVMSEAFIKAEMALFAAQAKEVDIIVTTALIPGKPAPKLITREMVDSMQPGSVIVDLAAQNGGNCEYTVPNQVTTTANGVKVIGYTDLPGRLPTQSSQLYGTNLVNLLKLLCKEKDGNITVDFDDVVVRGVTVVREGEITWPAPPIQVSAQPQAAPKAAPEPAEPAKPASPWRKYAIMALVIILFGWLADVAPKEFLGHFTVFALSCVVGYYVVWNVSHALHTPLMSVTNAISGIIVVGALLQIGHGGWISFLSFIAVLIASINIFGGFTVTQRMLKMFRKG; this is encoded by the coding sequence ATGCGTATTGGGGTACCAAAAGAACGGTTAGCCAATGAAACCCGCGTAGCGGCAACACCAAAAACGGTGGAGCAACTGCTTAAACTGGGTTTTACCGTCGCGATTGAAAGCGGCGCGGGCACACTGGCGAGTTTCGATGACGAGGCCTTTACTCAGGCTGGCGCGGACGTCGTGGACGGTGCTGAGGTCTGGCAATCACCCATCATTCTGAAGGTAAACGCACCGGAAGAGAGTGAAATTGAACTGCTGAACGCGGGCACTACGCTGGTGAGCTTTGTCTGGCCAGCCCAAAACCCGGAGTTGATGGAGAAGCTGGCGGCACGCGGTGTCACCGTGATGGCGATGGACTCCGTGCCGCGTATTTCGCGCGCGCAGTCTCTGGATGCGCTGAGCTCCATGGCGAACATTGCCGGCTATCGCGCCATTGTCGAAGCTGCGCATGAGTTTGGTCGCTTCTTTACCGGTCAGATTACGGCGGCAGGTAAAGTTCCACCCGCGAAGGTGATGGTGATTGGTGCCGGTGTGGCAGGTCTTGCCGCTATCGGGGCCGCAAACAGCCTGGGCGCTATTGTTCGCGCGTTTGATACCCGGCCGGAAGTGAAGGAGCAGGTGCAGAGTATGGGCGCCGAATTCCTTGAGCTGGACTTCAAGGAAGAAGCGGGCAGCGGTGATGGTTACGCGAAGGTCATGTCTGAAGCCTTTATCAAGGCGGAAATGGCGCTCTTTGCGGCGCAGGCAAAAGAGGTAGACATCATTGTCACCACCGCGCTTATTCCGGGTAAACCGGCGCCAAAGCTGATCACCCGTGAGATGGTGGATTCCATGCAGCCGGGCAGCGTTATAGTCGATCTGGCGGCGCAAAACGGCGGTAACTGTGAGTATACCGTGCCAAATCAGGTCACGACGACCGCGAACGGCGTGAAGGTGATCGGTTATACCGACCTGCCAGGGCGTCTGCCAACCCAGTCCTCTCAGCTGTACGGTACGAACCTCGTTAACCTGCTGAAGCTGCTCTGCAAAGAGAAAGACGGCAACATTACCGTTGATTTTGATGATGTGGTGGTGCGTGGCGTTACCGTGGTGCGTGAAGGGGAAATCACCTGGCCTGCACCGCCGATTCAGGTTTCCGCTCAACCTCAGGCTGCGCCGAAAGCGGCACCAGAGCCCGCGGAGCCAGCAAAACCTGCGTCGCCGTGGCGCAAATACGCCATCATGGCGCTGGTCATAATCCTGTTTGGCTGGCTGGCGGACGTCGCGCCAAAAGAGTTCCTTGGCCACTTCACCGTCTTCGCGCTCTCCTGCGTGGTGGGTTACTACGTCGTGTGGAACGTTTCCCATGCGCTGCATACCCCGCTGATGTCGGTCACCAATGCCATCTCCGGGATTATCGTGGTCGGGGCATTGCTGCAAATTGGTCATGGCGGCTGGATCAGCTTCCTGAGCTTCATTGCGGTGCTGATCGCCAGTATCAATATTTTCGGTGGTTTCACCGTGACTCAGCGCATGCTGAAAATGTTTCGTAAAGGCTAA